GCGGTGGCGGCACTGTCGACACCCCGGCTTGAAGCGACGTGCAGCCCCCGTCCGAGGGGATCGATCACGTAACCGCATTGACCGTCGGGGCATATGGCGCATCGCTCCCGTTGTCTGAGCATGGCTTCTATCGGCCGCCTGCTTCGCCGCGTGCGAGCCGCCTGACGCCGCTTCGAGCATGCCGTGAGGTCGCATGACGTGACGATCGAACGGTTGACAGCGTCGCGACGGATGCCCTACCATCGCAATAAATCAACAAGTGATGAATAAATTTCGACCATGAGGATTCCGGCCATCGGGGACGGATAGCGCGCAGCGCGCTCTGCTTCCGCCCCGGCACGACAGGCGCCCGGCAACCCGGGTTGCGTGCCTGCCACGCCGGGTGGATGTCCCGTCGCATCGCGTGCTCACTCGTACGAATGAGTCGTTGCGTCGGTCGTGCGTTAACGGGCGGGAGGTTCGGCACCGTTAACGTCCTTTCTTATCGATCAGTACACCTACTGAATGGGTGGGAGTCATGCTGCGCGCAGAAATCGTTGAATCCGGTGCCGCTTGCCGATTCGAGGTTGCGTGCGGCGGATCGTATGTGCGTCGCGACGGCGGATGCGCCGAGCAGGCGTCCATATGGACAGACGAACCGGACTTGTCGTTCAGCCCGGCGCACGGAGGGGCTTCCCCAGTGGCGGCCGGATTCGCAACGTTGAGAGTGAGAAACATGAAACGAACAGTGAGGGATGTTGTATGTACCGGATGATCATTCCCAAGAGAACCGCCTTGCTTGCGACGTGTGTCGTAGTCGGGTCGATGGCTGTCGCCGGATGCCAGAAGAAGGAAGCCGCGGTGGCGGCTGTCCCCGAGGTCGGCGTGGTCACGCTGCAGCCGCAGGAGATCACGCTCAAGTCGTTGTTGCCGGGTCGCGCGAATTCGTGGCGTGTTGCGGAGGTGCGCCCGCAGGTCAACGGCGTGATCAAGCGCCGGCTCTTCGTCGAAGGCGACGATGTCAAGCAGGGCCAGCAGCTCTACCAGATCGACGATGCGCCGTACAAGGCCGCGTACGAGAAGGCGCGTGCCGCGCTGGTATCGGCGCAGCATCTCGCCGAGCGCAATGAAAAGCTGCTTGCCGACAACGCGGTGAGCCGTCAGCAGTACGACGACTCGGTGTCCTCGTATCGCCAGGCACAGGCCGATCTCGATACCGCGAAGGTCAACCTGGACTACACGAAGGTCTACGCACCGATCGCCGGGCGCATCGGCCGCTCGCTCGTGACGGAAGGCGCACTGGTCACGAACGGCCAGTCCCAGTCGATGGCGGTCATCACGCAGCTCGATCCCATTTATGTCGACGTGACGCAGTCGTCGTCCGACATGCTGCGCCTGCGCAAGGAACTCGCCGACGGTCAGTTGCAGACCGCTAGCGCGGGCGCGGCCAGCGTCGGGTTGTTGCTCGAGGACGGCACGTCGTATGCGCACGGCGGCACGCTGAAATTCTCCGAAGTCAGTGTCGACGAAGGCACGGGCTCGGTGACGTTGCGTGCCCAGTTCCCGAACCCGGATCACCAGATCCTGCCGGGCATGTTCGTGCGCACGAAGCTCGACGAGGGCGTCAAGCGGGACGCGATCCTGGTGCCGCAGCAGGGCATTACGCGCGATACGACGGGCACGCCGGTGGCCTGGGTCGTCGATGCCGACGGCAAGGTGCAACTGAAGCAGCTCGCGGTGGACCGGACGGTCGGCAATACCTGGCTCGTCCGCTCGGGGCTGAATGTGGGCGAGCGCGTGGTGACCGAAGGCGTGCAGAAACTGCAGGTCGGCATGAAGGTCGTTGCGGTGCCCGCGACGAACGTCCATGTCGACCTGGGTGACGCGCGCATTGCCGCGCCGTCTACGGCAAACGGCAGCTAGTCGGAGCGCGCATGTCACAGTTCTTTATCAGGCGGCCCATCTTTGCGTGGGTGATCGCCATCGTCATCATGCTGGCCGGTTATCTGGCGATTCGGTCGTTACCGATCAACCAGTATCCGAACATCGCGGCGCCCGCGGTGTCGATCACGGTCAGCTACCCGGGCGCGTCCGCGCAGACGGTTCAGGACACGGTCGTCCAGCCGATCGAGCAGCAGCTCAACGGTCTCGACGGCCTGCGTTACATGTCGTCGGAAAGTAACGCCGACGGCAGCATGACGATCGTCGCGACGTTCGACCAGGGCACCAACCCCGATATCGCGCAGGTCCAGGTGCAGAACAAGCTGTCGCTCGCGACGCCGCTTCTGCCCCAGGAAGTGCAGCAGCAGGGGATTCGCGTCGTCAAGTACCAGATCAACTTCATGATGGTCGCGGCGCTCGTTTCCGAAGACGGAAAAATGTCGAGCGGCGACCTCGGCAACTATCTGGCGTCGAACCTCCAGGATCCGATCCTGCGAACGAAAGGGGTGGGCGACTACCTGCTGATGGGTTCGCAGTACGGGATGCGGATCTGGCTCGATCCGGCGAAGCTCGACAGCTATTCGCTCACGCCGCTCGATGTCACGAACGCGATCCGGTCGCAGAACGTCCAGGTATCGTCGGGCCAGCTTGGCGGCCTGCCGACGCGGCGTGGCGTGGAACTGAGCGCGACCGTGATCGGGAAGGTGCGCCTGCGTACCGCCGACGAGTTCAAGCAGATCCTGCTCAAGGTGAATGCCGACGGTTCGCAGGTCAAGCTCGGCGACGTCGCGACCGTGAGCCTCGGGCCGGAGAACTACTCGATCTCGAGTATGTACAACGGCAAGCCGTCGGCCGGTATTGCACTGCGCCTGGCGACCGGCGCGAACCTGCTCGAGACGGTGGAATCCGTCAAGAAACTGCTCAAGGAACAGGAACCGCTGTTGCCGCCGGGCGTGAAGATCGTCGTTCCGTACGATACGTCGCCGGTCGTTCATGCGTCGATCCACGAAGTGGTCAAGACGCTGATCGAAGGCATCATCCTCGTGTTCCTGGTGATGTACCTGTTCCTGCAGAACATCCGCGCGACGCTGATTCCGACGTTGGCGGTGCCGGTCGTGCTGCTGGGTACGTTCGGCGTGCTCGCCGCGTGCGGCTTCACGATCAACACGCTCACCATGTTCGGCATGGTGCTGGCGATCGGCCTGCTGGTCGACGACGCGATCGTCGTGGTGGAGAACGTCGAGCGCGTGATGACCGAGGAAGGGCTGAGCGCGCGGGAAGCGACCAGCAAGTCGATGGGGCAGATCCAGGGCGCGCTGGTCGGTATCGCGATGGTGCTGTCGGCCGTGTTCCTGCCGATGGCGTTCTTCGGCGGATCGACGGGCGTGATTTATCGCCAGTTCTCGATCACGATCGTGTCGGCGATGGCGCTGTCGGTGCTGGTTGCTCTGGTGTTCACGCCGGCGTTGTGCGCGACGATGCTCAAGCCGGGCGACGCCGATCATCACGTGAAGAAGGGCTTCTTTGGGTGGTTCAACCGCACCTTCGACCGCGGTACCGACCGTTACGAAGGTGCAGTCGCGGCGATCCTGCGCAAGAAGGGGCGCTACATCGTCATCTACCTGCTGATCGTGGTCGGCATGGGCTTCCTGTTCACGCGCATCCCGACGGCCTTCCTGCCGGACGAAGACCAGGGGACGCTGTTCGTTCAGCTCCAGATGCCGGGCAATGCATCGGCGGAACGGACCGAAGATGCGTTGGCGAAGGTGCGTGACTACCTGTTGAAGGACGAGGCGGATATCGTCGAATCGGTCTACACGGTGAACGGCTTCAACTTCGCGGGGCGCGGGCAGAACTCCGCACTGGCATTCGTCGGGCTCAAGCCGTGGGCCGCGCGCAAGGGGAGCGACACCACTGTGTTCGGCCTTGCACAGCGTGCGGGTGCGGCGTTTTCGAAGATCAAGGACGGCATCGTGATTCCGATCGTGCCGCCCGCGATCATGGAAATGGGCAACTCGCAGGGCTTCGACGTGTACCTCCAGGATCGGACCGGTCAAGGCCACGACGCGCTGATGGCGGCACGCGACCAGTTCCTGAAGCTCGCGCATGCCAACCCGCTGCTGGCCAACGTTCGCCCGAACGGCATGAACGACGAGCCGCAGTTCCACATCGATATCGACGATGAGAAGGCGCGTGCGCTGCAGGTCAGCATCGCCGACATCAACGATACGATGACCGCTGCCTGGGGTTCCCAGTACGTGAACGACTTCGTCGATCGCGGCCGTGTGAAGAAGGTGTACGTCCAGGGCCTGCCGGATGCGCGCGTGGGTCCGGAGGATCTCTACAAATGGTATCTGCGCAACAGCAACGGCCAGATGGTGCCGTTCTCGGCGGTGGCGTCGGGGCATTGGGAATACGGTTCGCCGAAGCTCGAGCGCTACAACGGCATTCCGGCCGTCGAACTGCAGGGCCAGCCGACAGCCGGCCACAGCTCGGGCGAAGCGATGCAGGAGATCGAGAAGATCGCGGCGCAGCTGCCGAACGGATTCGGGCTGGCGGTCACGGGGCTGTCCTATGAGGAACAGCTGTCGGGCTCGCAGGCGCCGGCGCTCTATGCACTGTCGATCCTGATCGTGTTCCTCTGTCTTGCCGCGCTGTACGAGAGCTGGTCGGTGCCGTTCTCGGTGCTGATGGTCGTGCCGCTCGGCGTGATCGGCGCGGTGGTCGCCACGCTGGCGCGCGGCCTGACGAACGACGTGTTCTTCCAGGTGGGCCTGCTGACGACGGTCGGCCTGTCCGCGAAGAACGCGATCCTGATCGTCGAGTTCGCGAAAGAGCTGTACGAAAAAGAAGGGATGTCGCTGATGCAGGCGGCCGTTCAGGCGGCACGGCTGCGGCTGCGCCCGATCATCATGACGTCGATGGCGTTCGTGCTCGGCGTGCTGCCGCTCGCGATCTCGAACGGCGCCGGCTCGGGCAGCCAGCACTCCGTCGGCACCGGTGTGGTCGGCGGGATGATGACCGCGACGTTTCCTGGCCGTGTTCTACGTGCCGCTGTTCTATGTGCTGGTGACGGGCCTGTTCTCGCGCGGCAAGAAAGGCAAGGCCGACAAGGCCGACGACATCGACAAGGTTGACGAGGTGACCGCATGAAGATCCTGAAACTCGCGGTATTGCCTGCTGCGCTGCTGATGGCGAGCTGCACGATGATCCCAACCTATCATCGTCCCGACCCGTCGGTCGCCGCGCAGTACGCGACGGCCGCGCAGGACAACGCCGGCCAGCCGTCGGCCGCGGAAGTCGGCTGGCGCGACTTCTACACTGACCCGCACCTGCAGACGCTGATCGGCATGGCGCTGGAAAACAACCGCGACCTGCGCGTGGCCGTGCTGAACATCGAAGCGGCGCGCGCGCAGTACCGGATCCAGCGGGCGGACCTGCTGCCGACGCTGTCGGCCGGCGCGTCCGGGTCGATCCAGCGGCTGCCGTCGGACCTGTCGACGACGGGCCAAGCCGGCGTCACGCGGTCCTACAACGTCGGGGGCGTCGCGTCGTACGAGCTGGACCTGTTCGGCAAGATCCGCAGCCTGACGGAGCAGGCGATGCAGACGTATCTGGCGACCGAGGCCACGCGCAAGGCCACCCAGATCAGCCTGATCGCCGAGGTGGCCACTGCGTGGCTGACGCTGCAGGCCGACCAGGACATCAAGGTGCTGACGGCCGATACGCTCGCCAGCCAGCGGGCGTCGCTGAAGATCACCGAAGCGGGGTACCGCAACGGCACGTCGTCGCTGCTCGATCTGCGTCAGGCAGAAACGACCGTCCGAGCGGCGGAAGTGAATCTCGCGCAGTACGACCGGCAGGTGCGGACCGACATCAACGCGCTGACGCTGCTGGTGGGCGTGCCCCTCGATGACGCGCTGCTGTCGCGCGAATCGCTGGCGACGGTTCGGCTCGACGAGGACCTGCCGGCCGGACTGCCGTCGGATCTGCTCGCGCGGCGGCCGGACATCATCGCCGCCGAGCATCAGCTGATGGCCTCGAATGCGAACATCGGCGCCGCCCGCGCGGCGTTCTTCCCGAGCATTTCGCTGACGGCGAACGGCGGTACGGCCAGTGCGTCGTTGCGCAACCTGTTCGATCCCGGCAGCGCGGCGTGGTCGTTCGGGCCGACGATCAGCGTGCCGATCTTCGACTACGGGCGCAACAGCGCGAACCTGGCGGTGTCGAAGGTCAATCGCGACATCGAGGTCGCGACGTACCAGAAGGCGGTCCAGACGGCGTTTCGCGAAGTCTCCGATGCGCTCGACGGTCGTGCGACCTGGGGCCAGCAGGAAACGGCCCAGCGGCTGCTGGTGGATGCGAGCCAGTCGGCGTACCGGTTGTCCGACGTACGCTATCGCGAGGGTGTCGACGGGTACGTGAACGTGCTCGTCAACCAGCGGTCGCTGTACGACGCGCAGCAGAACCTGGTCAAGGTCCGGCTGGCGAGGATGTCGAACACGGTCGACCTCTACCGCGCATTGGGCGGCGGCTGGCAGGACCGCACGGTGAAAGCCGACGTGTCGACCGGGCAGGCCGCGCATCCGCCGGGTTGACCCATACGCCGACGTGAAGGAGGACGCCGCAACGGGCCCGGCCCGTTCGGTGATTCAGGATGCGTGCCCCGACACCCGGGGCACGCAATCGCATGCCCTTACCGGGCCGCTGCGATGTGACACGCGAGCCATCCCGACCCGGATGGACGTTCGGAAACGTTATGGTGAAACGAACCCGTGAACAGGCACAGGCGACACGGGCCATCATCGTCGAGTCGGCACAGGGCGTGTTCTTCGATCATGGCTTCGCGCATGCGTCGCTTGAGGAAATCGCCCGCCGGGCCGGCGTCACGCGCGGGGCCGTGTACTGGCACTTCGAGAGCAAGCTCGAGGTGCTCGATGCCATCTTCGCCGATGCGGCGATCCCGCTGGACCCTTTCCTGATTGCGTCGCGACACGATGCCGAGCATGAGCTCGACGCGCTGATCGATGCACTCGGTGCGTGCTGGCGGATCGCGACACGCTCGAAATTGTCCCGCCGGCTGTACACGCTGTCGTACACACGATGTGAAAACGCGAAGGAAACGGCGGCTTTCTGCGAACGGGTTTGCCAGGCTGCGTACGCGGCGGAACAGCGCATCGATGCCTGGTTGCGTCGTGCGATATCGGCCGGGCAGCTGGCGAGCGAGCATGAACCGGCGGTGATCGCCAGCGTGGTTCACGCGACGCTGAGCGGATTGCTGCACCGGGAATTGACGCGGCCAGGATGCCGCAATCCGGACAGGGTTGAAGTGACCGAAGTGGTCCGCACCCTGATTCAAGGATGAATGCATCGGGCGCTCGACGAAGGGCGTTGCGCCGCGATCCATGAGTGCTGTGATGAATCCCGTACCAACAGAGCTTGAAATCGCGAAAGAACGATCCGGTGAGATGGCACCAGGAATGTCTGGTTCGAATTCCGTCCTACCGGAAAGGCGCCACCGTGGTATGTCGATCGTGACATTGCTGTCGGCTGCCGATTCGTTGCAGTCCCGGTGCATCGACCGGCGCGTCGAGCAGGCGCTCGGCATTACGAAGTCGCAGGCGTCGATCCTGCGCGTGCTCGATTGCGGCGCGCCGTTGACGGCCGGCGAACTGGCCGATGCCTGCGGCATTGCCGGCAGCGCGGTGACGCGTCTGGTGGACCGGCTGGAGGCGCGGTATCTCGTGGAGCGGGCGCAACGGGACGATGACCGCCGTATCGTCTACGTGTCGCTCACGTGTGACGGGCGCCGGATCGCGGCTGCGTGGCGCTGCCTGCAAGACGAGATCCAGTGCGAGCTGCGCGCGTTTGCGAGCGACGACGAGCTTCGAATGCTGGGCAATTTGCTGTCGCGCATGCTCGTCAATGCGGCGGGAGGCGAGGCGAGTGGATGAACGTCATGGGCGGTTTCTCGTTGCATACCGGCAGGCTGCCTTCGCCGATGCGTCCTCTGTGACGAAGGGGAAGGGCATGCCTGCTCCCGGATCGGCCCGCCGACTCCGACGCCGCCCGATCGTCGTCATCCGGATAGACGTGTTACCGAAGGTGGCGTCGATTCGACGACGCTCATGACGATCGATTCGCGGCAGCGGGCGCTCGAGGTCGCGAACTTGCCCGGATCTTCGACGGAGGCATGCCGAACCATCGTATGGACGATTGGGTGAGGACCGACTGATCGGAAAACCCCAACAAGCTCGTCAGTTGAGCCAGCGGGATGGTCGTCTGCTGGAGGTAGCGCAATGCGATCTCCTGCCGGACCTCATCCCGGACCCCCTCGAAAGTCGCGCCTTCGTCGGCCAGCTTGCGCTGCATGGTGCGTGGATGCACGAACAGCAGCTCCGCAATCGCCGACTTGCTTCCCCCGGTCGCGCCGAGCGTGCAATGCAGCGCCCGTCGCACGCGCTCGACCATCGACAATCCGGGGTCGCCGTAGTGCCGCTGCAGATACTCCAGCGCGATGTTCTTCAGCGACGCATTGACGTTCTCCAGCCGGCTGCCAAGGGTTTGCGGCGACACGTGCAAACCGGCGTGCTCCTGCTCCGTATAGATGCGCGCTTGCCCGAAAAAACGCGCATAGGCGCCCGGGTCGGCACTGTTCCCGTACGGGAACGCCACCGCAAGCAGCCGATAGTTGTCCGCCGCGAAGGACCGCACCAGATGGTGCATCCTGCCCAGGCACTGATCGAGCGCTTGCCGGCAGACGGGCGCACGAGGAACCACCAACTCGAGACGGATCTCCGCCGCATCCTGGACCAGCGTGCTCGGTTCGATCACGGAAAGCTGCGCGGCCGGGCTGTGGACGTACAGATAGCGGGACGCTGTCGTCATGGCCTCGCGGACATTGGCGGAATGCTGGATGGCCATTGCGAGCGGGCCGAGGATGTCGATGTCCTGGCGGGCGGCCAGCTGCAGGCCGAGATCGGGTCGGTGTGCGGCGGCGGCGCTGTCTTCCATCAGCTGCATCACCGACAGAATCGGAACCGTCGCGTCGTCCACATCGCCAAGGTCGGCCGGAAGCTTGTGCTTGCGCAGCAGCGGCATCGGATCGACCCCGAGCGTCGTCATGAGCTCGCGGTAGCCCTTCATGCCTGTCGAACGAATGATTGCCGTCATGTCTCGCAATATAAAAACTTTGTCTCGTGAGATCAAGGGAAAAGATGGCGGCTGCGTACCATGACCTCATTCAAACCAGACACACGGAGTGTCCGTCATGCGTACCGCCATTCATCAATCCATGGGCCAGCCCGAGCAGGTGCTCGAGATTCGCAACGTCGCGCGTCCGCAGCCGCAAGCCGGCGAGGTGCTGTTGCAGATGATCCTGGCGCCCATCCACAACCACGACCTGATGCAGATTGCCGGCACCTATGGCATCAAGCCGGAACTGCCGGCACGTGCAGGCACCGAGGCGGTGGGGCGCGTGCTGGCCGTGGGCGAGGGCGTGACCCATCTGCAAGTCGGCCAGCGCGTGTCCGTGTCGGGCGCGTTCGGCACCTGGGCCGATGCGTTCGTGGCGCCGGCCGACCAGGTGCTGCCGGTACCCGACGGCATCAGCGACGAACTCGCGGCGCAGTTGCTGATCATGCCGACGAGTGCCATGGTGGTGCTGGACGACCTGGGCGTGCAAAGCGGCCAATGGATGATGCTGAATGCCGCGGCGGGCGCCGTGGGCAAGAATGTGGCGCTGCTGGCCGCCGCGCGGAATATTCGCGTCATTGCCCTGGTCAATCAGGCGGCGCAGGTCGAAGAACTCAGGAAGCTCGGGGTGGACGTGGTGGAGAACACCACCGTCGACGGCTGGCAGGCGCGTATCAAGACCGCGCTGAACGGCGAGCCGCTGCTCCATGCGCTGGATTCGGTGGCCGGCAGTCTGACCGGTGAAATGCTTCACGTGATGGACGACAACGCGACGCTGGTGGTATTCGGTGCGTTGAGCAATCAGCCGTTGAACATCGACTTCCAGGACGTGCTGTTCAAGCAGGCGACGGTGCGAGGCTTCTGGGGATTGCGCAAGGTCGAGAAACTGAGCGACGCGTACCGGGCCAGGATGGTGGCCGAGATTCTTGCGATCGCGCAGCGCAACGGCTTCAATCTACCCGTCGCCGCGGTCCACGACCTGGGTGACGTAGCCAGCGCATCCGGTATCCGAAGCAGTGCCGGGAAGGTGCTGCTGCGAGGGGGTAATAGCGAATCCTGAACCGGGTTCGGGTTTCCTGCACGATGGAGTAGCAATCATGAAAATCGATATTTGGTCGGACGTCATTTGCCCGTTTTGTTATATCGGCAAACGCAAGCTGGAAGCGGCGCTGGAGCAGACCGGCATCGCGGCGCACATCGAGTGGCACAGCTTCGAGCTGAACCCTTCCGCGCCGCAGTCGTATGCCATGCCGCTGCCGGACGTGATGAATCGCCTGTACGGCATCGACCGCCAGCGCGCGCTGGCCATCCTGAATCATGAGGAACAGGAAGCGCGCCGCATGGGGCTGGATTTCCAGTGGCGCATCGCGCGGCCCGGCAATACGTTCGATGCCCATCGCCTGATCCACCTTGCCAAACACGAGGGAATCGGCGATCAGGTCAAGGAGCGCTTTCTGCGCGCATATTTCACCGAGGGGCAGGATATCGGTGACCGGCAGGTGCTGCGTTCGTTGGCGCTCGAGACGGGATTGGCGGCCGACGATGTGGATGCCGTGCTGGGCAGCGACCGCTTTGCTGACGAGGTGCGTGCCGACGAGCAGCAAGCGCTCGAACGGGGGATTCGTGGCGTGCCTTACTTCGTGATCAACGGGCAGGCGTCGGTGTCGGGCGCGCGCGATGTCGCGGATTTCGTGCGCGTGTTGCGCGAACAGGCGGCGATCGCCGCGGCCGCCACGCAGGAGACCGGGCCGGCCCCAGCGTCGGATGATGCCGGGATCTGCAAGGACGGCTTTTGCGAAGTCCGCAAATGAACGCGCCGCTTCCGGCAGACGGGCGCGTAGCGCCCGCGCCGGGGGACTTCCCGTTCCTCGGCGTCTGGGCGCTCGAACCGGGGCGCTCGGTCTATGCGTTCGGGATGCCGCCATTGGACGGCACCTACACCGTCGCGCTGGATGACGACGGCTGGCTGGACATCACGTCGCGGTGGCGCACTGCTGCGGGGCGTACGCGGGAGATCCGCTTCGCCGGAAAGCTGGGCGGTGGACGGTTTCCTTACTCCAGCACCAGCGCTGCCGACGAGCTCGGTTTCGAGTTCGAGCCGCCCGACCTGCTGCGGTCGTCGGCATTCAAGAACAATGAAAAGGTGCATTGGGCCGAGCGCCGGCTGGATGGCAGTGGCGTCTGGATGACGATCTCGGTGTTCGGTCGATTTTCCGACGGGCGCGTTTATCAGAACAAGGACGTCTATCGACGTGTCGTCGGTGGTGCGTCGTAAGTGCATGAGCAACGGGGGCGGGCAAGTTGCCGCCGTGGCGTGAGCGGCAACCGGTTCGTGGACGGGAGAGGGTGCGCCGCGGCGCCGGCGTCGCGGTGCGCGCGCGAAATCGCCGTCGACGAATGGCCGTTGCACCGAACGCGACCTGGCGTGCGTTCGGCCGGAACGTGACCACGGTTGCGGTGCGCGGGATGACCCGGTCAGGCTCGCGCGAAAGTAGTTCGTAATATTTTCGCCGTCGCGCATGACTTGGCCGGTGTTGCTCACGCTGGCATGCACATCCCCGATCAGGGGAATCCATGCTCCCAAACTACCCGAACGGGTAGCTGCCACCCGTCCCCCCCATACCTACACTCCTTTTCCAGAAACAACGCGACTGAACGGCGGCGATACCGCCGGGTCGTGACTCCCGCGCAAAACCAGGTGCGCGGGACGTGATTTGTTTCGTCCTGCTTCCGATTG
This window of the Burkholderia lata genome carries:
- a CDS encoding efflux RND transporter periplasmic adaptor subunit; amino-acid sequence: MYRMIIPKRTALLATCVVVGSMAVAGCQKKEAAVAAVPEVGVVTLQPQEITLKSLLPGRANSWRVAEVRPQVNGVIKRRLFVEGDDVKQGQQLYQIDDAPYKAAYEKARAALVSAQHLAERNEKLLADNAVSRQQYDDSVSSYRQAQADLDTAKVNLDYTKVYAPIAGRIGRSLVTEGALVTNGQSQSMAVITQLDPIYVDVTQSSSDMLRLRKELADGQLQTASAGAASVGLLLEDGTSYAHGGTLKFSEVSVDEGTGSVTLRAQFPNPDHQILPGMFVRTKLDEGVKRDAILVPQQGITRDTTGTPVAWVVDADGKVQLKQLAVDRTVGNTWLVRSGLNVGERVVTEGVQKLQVGMKVVAVPATNVHVDLGDARIAAPSTANGS
- a CDS encoding efflux transporter outer membrane subunit — protein: MKILKLAVLPAALLMASCTMIPTYHRPDPSVAAQYATAAQDNAGQPSAAEVGWRDFYTDPHLQTLIGMALENNRDLRVAVLNIEAARAQYRIQRADLLPTLSAGASGSIQRLPSDLSTTGQAGVTRSYNVGGVASYELDLFGKIRSLTEQAMQTYLATEATRKATQISLIAEVATAWLTLQADQDIKVLTADTLASQRASLKITEAGYRNGTSSLLDLRQAETTVRAAEVNLAQYDRQVRTDINALTLLVGVPLDDALLSRESLATVRLDEDLPAGLPSDLLARRPDIIAAEHQLMASNANIGAARAAFFPSISLTANGGTASASLRNLFDPGSAAWSFGPTISVPIFDYGRNSANLAVSKVNRDIEVATYQKAVQTAFREVSDALDGRATWGQQETAQRLLVDASQSAYRLSDVRYREGVDGYVNVLVNQRSLYDAQQNLVKVRLARMSNTVDLYRALGGGWQDRTVKADVSTGQAAHPPG
- a CDS encoding TetR family transcriptional regulator is translated as MRAPTPGARNRMPLPGRCDVTREPSRPGWTFGNVMVKRTREQAQATRAIIVESAQGVFFDHGFAHASLEEIARRAGVTRGAVYWHFESKLEVLDAIFADAAIPLDPFLIASRHDAEHELDALIDALGACWRIATRSKLSRRLYTLSYTRCENAKETAAFCERVCQAAYAAEQRIDAWLRRAISAGQLASEHEPAVIASVVHATLSGLLHRELTRPGCRNPDRVEVTEVVRTLIQG
- a CDS encoding MarR family winged helix-turn-helix transcriptional regulator, with amino-acid sequence MNPVPTELEIAKERSGEMAPGMSGSNSVLPERRHRGMSIVTLLSAADSLQSRCIDRRVEQALGITKSQASILRVLDCGAPLTAGELADACGIAGSAVTRLVDRLEARYLVERAQRDDDRRIVYVSLTCDGRRIAAAWRCLQDEIQCELRAFASDDELRMLGNLLSRMLVNAAGGEASG
- a CDS encoding AraC family transcriptional regulator, translated to MTAIIRSTGMKGYRELMTTLGVDPMPLLRKHKLPADLGDVDDATVPILSVMQLMEDSAAAAHRPDLGLQLAARQDIDILGPLAMAIQHSANVREAMTTASRYLYVHSPAAQLSVIEPSTLVQDAAEIRLELVVPRAPVCRQALDQCLGRMHHLVRSFAADNYRLLAVAFPYGNSADPGAYARFFGQARIYTEQEHAGLHVSPQTLGSRLENVNASLKNIALEYLQRHYGDPGLSMVERVRRALHCTLGATGGSKSAIAELLFVHPRTMQRKLADEGATFEGVRDEVRQEIALRYLQQTTIPLAQLTSLLGFSDQSVLTQSSIRWFGMPPSKIRASSRPRAPAAANRSS
- a CDS encoding zinc-binding dehydrogenase gives rise to the protein MRTAIHQSMGQPEQVLEIRNVARPQPQAGEVLLQMILAPIHNHDLMQIAGTYGIKPELPARAGTEAVGRVLAVGEGVTHLQVGQRVSVSGAFGTWADAFVAPADQVLPVPDGISDELAAQLLIMPTSAMVVLDDLGVQSGQWMMLNAAAGAVGKNVALLAAARNIRVIALVNQAAQVEELRKLGVDVVENTTVDGWQARIKTALNGEPLLHALDSVAGSLTGEMLHVMDDNATLVVFGALSNQPLNIDFQDVLFKQATVRGFWGLRKVEKLSDAYRARMVAEILAIAQRNGFNLPVAAVHDLGDVASASGIRSSAGKVLLRGGNSES
- a CDS encoding DsbA family oxidoreductase yields the protein MKIDIWSDVICPFCYIGKRKLEAALEQTGIAAHIEWHSFELNPSAPQSYAMPLPDVMNRLYGIDRQRALAILNHEEQEARRMGLDFQWRIARPGNTFDAHRLIHLAKHEGIGDQVKERFLRAYFTEGQDIGDRQVLRSLALETGLAADDVDAVLGSDRFADEVRADEQQALERGIRGVPYFVINGQASVSGARDVADFVRVLREQAAIAAAATQETGPAPASDDAGICKDGFCEVRK